Genomic segment of Mucilaginibacter sabulilitoris:
AACGGAGAGATGATCCATTGGCTCTCAAAAAGAGGTTATGAATGTACAGTTATAACAACTTTTCCATACTATCCATATTGGAAAGTGCAACCGCCTTATAAAAATAGATGGTATAAGAAAGAGTTGATAAATTACCAGGGAAACAGTGGCAATTTAACAATATACCGTTGTCCGTCTTATGTACCCTCAAATCCTACTGGTAGGAAAAGAATTTTACAAGATTTTTCATTTTGGTCATCAATGTTTTGGCGGGTTTTGCAACTTCAATTATCAGGAAAGCAATTCGACCTGATAATAACTGTAGCGCCACCATTTCATTTGGCGTATCTCGGACTGCTGGTAAAAAAAAGCAGCGGGGCAAAATTACTGTATCATGTTCAAGATCTTCAAATTGAGGCAGCTCAGGATTTGAATATGCTCTCAAGTCAAAAATTATTTAATAAGATATATAGAATAGAAAAGGACATCCTTGAAAAAGCAGATTATGTCAGTAGCATCTCTGAAGGAATGATCACCAAGATACAAGCTAAGGTTGAAAAGAAAGTGTTATTTTTTCCTAACTGGGTTGATACATCCTATTTTTTTCCATTGCCGAATCGTGATAACTTGAAAAGTAAATGGGGCTATGCAGGAGATGACTTCGTATGCTTATACTCAGGAGCAATAGGCGAAAAACAGGGTCTTGAAAGTATACTTAATGTTGCGCAGATATTGATCGATAATAAAAAAATCAAATTCATTATTTGTGGTTCTGGACCATATAAAGAAAGGCTGATTGAAACTGCTAATGAAAGAAATTTGGTTAATGTTACTTTTTTGCCAGTGCAAGATAAATCTATTTTCAACGAGTTTTTGAATATGGCCGACTTGCATTTGATTTTACAAAAAGCGAATGCAAGCGATTTGGTGATGCCATCAAAACTTACCACGATTTTAGCCGTCGGGG
This window contains:
- a CDS encoding WcaI family glycosyltransferase; the encoded protein is MDLPEKKSILLISHNFSPEPTGIGKYNGEMIHWLSKRGYECTVITTFPYYPYWKVQPPYKNRWYKKELINYQGNSGNLTIYRCPSYVPSNPTGRKRILQDFSFWSSMFWRVLQLQLSGKQFDLIITVAPPFHLAYLGLLVKKSSGAKLLYHVQDLQIEAAQDLNMLSSQKLFNKIYRIEKDILEKADYVSSISEGMITKIQAKVEKKVLFFPNWVDTSYFFPLPNRDNLKSKWGYAGDDFVCLYSGAIGEKQGLESILNVAQILIDNKKIKFIICGSGPYKERLIETANERNLVNVTFLPVQDKSIFNEFLNMADLHLILQKANASDLVMPSKLTTILAVGGVSMVTAPPATSLFNLINKYDVGYVIHPEDDELLATKIRNAKSGADFEIKAANARNYALKYLNIDNVMDDFVKSVLK